Proteins co-encoded in one Ignavibacteria bacterium genomic window:
- a CDS encoding 6-carboxytetrahydropterin synthase, producing the protein MRRKVFVSRREVFSSAHRLYNPDFSDSENEEIYDKCNNYHGHGHNYILEVVVEGEIDERTGYVLDLKELKRIIIDNVIRKVDHKHLNLDVDFMKGVIPTAENIAVKIWDQLVDKIPNGKLYKIKLHETENNFVEYFGD; encoded by the coding sequence ATGAGACGAAAAGTTTTTGTCTCCCGGCGTGAGGTGTTTTCTTCAGCCCACCGGCTCTACAATCCTGATTTCTCAGATTCGGAAAATGAGGAAATCTACGATAAATGCAACAACTATCATGGACACGGTCACAATTATATTCTGGAAGTGGTGGTCGAAGGCGAGATAGATGAGCGGACAGGATATGTACTGGACTTGAAGGAGTTGAAAAGAATAATCATAGATAATGTGATCCGTAAAGTTGACCATAAACATCTGAACCTCGATGTTGATTTTATGAAAGGGGTAATTCCCACTGCAGAGAATATAGCAGTAAAGATCTGGGATCAACTGGTTGATAAAATTCCGAACGGTAAACTTTACAAGATAAAATTACATGAAACAGAGAATAATTTCGTTGAATATTTTGGAGATTAG
- the bcp gene encoding thioredoxin-dependent thiol peroxidase: MLNTGDKAPYFELPNQDGETVKLTDLKGKNVVLYFYPKDDTSGCTKEACSFRDELSIFEGVNATIIGVSGDSVKSHRKFADKYSLNFTLLSDESKQMLEAYGVWKEKSMYGKKYMGIERTTFVIDPEGTIKKVFNKVKVDGHTEEVKKALSE; the protein is encoded by the coding sequence ATGTTGAATACCGGAGATAAGGCTCCTTATTTTGAACTTCCGAATCAGGACGGTGAAACAGTAAAACTGACCGATCTGAAAGGGAAGAATGTTGTTCTCTATTTTTATCCAAAGGATGACACAAGCGGATGCACAAAAGAAGCGTGCAGCTTCAGAGATGAGCTTTCAATTTTTGAGGGTGTAAATGCAACGATCATTGGTGTCAGCGGTGATTCTGTGAAATCACACAGAAAATTCGCAGACAAATACAGCCTCAATTTTACACTCCTCAGCGATGAAAGCAAACAGATGCTCGAGGCATACGGTGTGTGGAAAGAGAAGAGCATGTACGGGAAAAAATACATGGGAATTGAACGAACAACTTTCGTCATCGATCCTGAGGGAACGATAAAAAAGGTGTTCAACAAAGTAAAAGTGGACGGTCACACCGAAGAAGTGAAGAAAGCTCTGAGCGAATAG
- a CDS encoding phenylalanine 4-monooxygenase — MLDEKESKYKGAYEKAADDAIDPRCIPMTLEGLPPVGDQIVTPEYSDDDNDTWGQLYRRQTGLLDGRVCDEYIKGVELMGFDDKKIPSLKHLSSVLDDTTGWKIGRVPGLIQAQNFFELLRQRVFPSTDYVRGKHEIDYTPAPDCFHDIFGHMPLLTNQNFANFYQKFGEAALRAKGEQQIFLERFHWFTVEFGLINTPAGRRIYGAGIVSSFKEVDHALGSEVVVHNFDPEKIIHQEYEVWHLQPVLFAINSFKELEEGFDRWTKSAGILN; from the coding sequence ATGTTGGATGAAAAAGAATCAAAATATAAAGGTGCATACGAAAAAGCTGCAGATGATGCGATTGACCCGCGGTGCATACCCATGACTCTCGAAGGTCTTCCGCCTGTGGGAGATCAAATTGTCACACCTGAATACAGTGATGATGACAATGACACATGGGGACAATTGTACAGGAGACAGACCGGATTACTTGACGGGAGAGTGTGCGATGAGTATATCAAGGGAGTCGAACTTATGGGTTTCGATGATAAAAAAATACCCTCGTTAAAGCATCTGAGTTCCGTTTTAGACGACACCACCGGATGGAAAATCGGAAGGGTACCCGGCTTGATACAGGCGCAGAATTTTTTCGAACTACTGCGGCAAAGAGTTTTTCCTTCGACTGACTATGTAAGGGGGAAACATGAAATTGATTATACCCCCGCCCCCGACTGTTTCCATGATATTTTTGGACACATGCCTCTGCTCACCAATCAAAACTTTGCGAATTTTTACCAAAAGTTCGGTGAGGCAGCGCTTCGGGCAAAGGGGGAACAACAGATATTTCTTGAAAGATTTCACTGGTTCACAGTTGAATTTGGGTTAATCAACACCCCCGCCGGAAGAAGGATATACGGAGCGGGAATAGTTTCCTCTTTTAAAGAGGTGGATCATGCACTCGGGAGTGAGGTTGTAGTTCACAATTTTGATCCGGAAAAGATTATTCATCAGGAATATGAAGTCTGGCATCTGCAGCCCGTCCTCTTTGCTATCAATTCATTTAAAGAGCTTGAGGAAGGATTCGACCGCTGGACAAAAAGTGCAGGGATATTGAACTAA
- the nadA gene encoding quinolinate synthase NadA: protein MLKELLENKTAIDYEKEIIRLKEEMNAVILAHYYQTGDIQELADFIGDSLELARKAKESMADVIIFCGVHFMAETAKILNPDKLVLLPDLEAGCSLADSCPAEPFAEFKNRYPDHLVLSYINCSAEIKALSDIIVTSSNAEKIVRQIPLDQPVIFAPDKNLGKYIMKKTGREMVLWDGSCIVHETFSQRRIEELILLNPDAKLIAHPECEDHLLEKAYFIGSTSALLKFVQTDASTEYIVATEPGIIYQMEKAVKGKKFIPAPGEDESCSCNNCPYMKLNTIEKLYLCMLRKSPEITMPEVIRVKALRPLEKMLEMS from the coding sequence ATGTTAAAAGAATTACTTGAGAACAAAACGGCAATCGACTATGAGAAGGAGATAATCCGTCTGAAAGAAGAGATGAATGCCGTAATACTGGCGCATTATTACCAGACGGGAGATATTCAGGAACTCGCAGATTTTATCGGTGACAGCCTTGAACTTGCCAGGAAAGCAAAGGAGTCGATGGCTGATGTCATTATTTTTTGTGGTGTACACTTCATGGCAGAGACTGCAAAAATACTTAACCCGGATAAACTCGTACTACTTCCTGATCTCGAAGCGGGGTGTTCGCTTGCTGACTCATGTCCTGCAGAACCGTTTGCAGAGTTCAAAAACAGGTATCCCGATCATCTTGTCTTAAGCTATATAAACTGCTCGGCAGAAATTAAGGCACTTAGCGACATCATAGTCACTTCGAGCAATGCAGAAAAGATTGTGAGACAGATTCCACTTGACCAGCCGGTAATTTTTGCTCCCGACAAAAATCTCGGTAAATACATAATGAAAAAGACAGGCAGGGAGATGGTGCTTTGGGATGGCTCCTGTATCGTCCACGAAACATTTAGTCAAAGGAGAATTGAGGAGTTGATACTTCTGAATCCTGATGCAAAATTGATCGCTCATCCCGAGTGTGAAGATCATCTGCTGGAGAAGGCATACTTTATCGGCTCCACCTCTGCACTGCTGAAATTTGTACAAACGGATGCTTCCACCGAATATATTGTAGCTACAGAACCCGGAATAATATATCAGATGGAGAAGGCGGTCAAGGGTAAAAAATTCATTCCGGCTCCGGGTGAGGATGAATCATGCAGTTGCAACAACTGTCCATACATGAAACTTAATACAATCGAAAAGTTGTATCTGTGCATGTTGAGAAAGTCACCTGAGATTACAATGCCGGAAGTGATAAGGGTAAAGGCACTAAGACCTCTCGAAAAAATGCTGGAGATGAGTTAA
- a CDS encoding DUF2334 domain-containing protein yields MKKILIFVLLITISLFSQDSLVFVIRVDDIQSRNTTYMPAGITPFQTAVEMRGGKVTWAVMPHRLIESMNTNGALTKELKNTVIRGHEISQHGYNHTCPRCNATGHEFYCVNQFYNHPYSVQQQMLQQGMTLLFDSLGYIPKSFVPPGHYADTTTFDLLVENNFEFLSSTGVTKDYIFPGLYNLRMHQEYTWQLTEGSYRSKMTQALFDIRTNGMSDKYFVILHHDPFIRQGYLNGIVVNWMGELMDSLNREYGGKIKYKTLSEAAASFRDVGTSIAETTTSTPEGFQLLQNFPNPFNPSTKISYRLPASGFVSLKIFDMTGREVRNLVDGYQESGEHTINFEPGTESSGIFIYSLEFEGKRLSGKMLYLK; encoded by the coding sequence ATGAAAAAAATATTAATATTTGTCCTCCTCATCACTATTTCGCTTTTTTCACAGGACAGTCTCGTATTTGTTATAAGAGTGGATGATATTCAATCCCGAAACACGACTTACATGCCTGCCGGCATAACACCATTTCAGACTGCTGTGGAAATGAGGGGTGGAAAAGTAACCTGGGCAGTGATGCCCCACCGATTGATCGAAAGCATGAACACAAACGGTGCACTTACCAAAGAACTGAAAAACACAGTTATCCGGGGTCATGAAATCTCTCAGCATGGATACAACCACACCTGCCCAAGGTGCAATGCTACGGGACATGAGTTTTATTGCGTCAACCAGTTTTACAACCACCCGTACTCTGTTCAGCAGCAGATGCTTCAACAGGGGATGACACTTCTTTTCGATTCATTGGGATACATTCCAAAATCTTTTGTGCCGCCCGGTCATTATGCAGATACAACCACATTTGACCTCCTGGTTGAAAACAATTTTGAATTTCTCTCTTCAACAGGTGTAACAAAGGATTATATATTCCCCGGGCTCTACAACCTTCGCATGCATCAGGAATATACCTGGCAACTAACCGAAGGCAGCTACAGATCCAAAATGACTCAGGCTCTTTTCGATATCAGAACCAACGGAATGTCTGACAAATATTTTGTAATTCTTCATCACGACCCTTTCATCAGACAAGGGTATTTGAATGGAATTGTTGTAAACTGGATGGGAGAATTGATGGACTCCCTGAACAGAGAGTATGGTGGAAAGATTAAATACAAAACTTTAAGCGAAGCAGCGGCATCTTTCAGGGATGTAGGAACTTCAATTGCCGAAACAACAACTTCCACACCGGAGGGATTTCAACTTCTGCAGAATTTCCCGAATCCTTTCAATCCTTCAACAAAAATCTCGTACCGGTTACCGGCATCAGGATTTGTCTCCTTAAAGATTTTTGACATGACGGGCAGAGAGGTAAGGAATCTGGTAGATGGGTATCAGGAGTCAGGCGAACATACGATTAATTTTGAACCGGGAACCGAATCCAGCGGGATTTTTATCTATAGCCTCGAATTTGAAGGAAAACGGCTCTCAGGGAAAATGCTCTATTTGAAATAG
- a CDS encoding 3-dehydroquinate synthase, with translation MRNITIESANGSFNYSLVTTLNGVKEKLVTLSEKHSCFYIIDQNVKRLYSGLFGDLLLTNNHFLLEAHEENKSFDSLFRIYDFLLENQADRGSCIVVIGGGITGDTGSFAASTFMRGTKLVHVPTTLLAMVDSSIGGKTGVNYSKYKNFIGSFYEPETVITSAKFLETLPEEDLLSGMGEVLKYALLEKDFFEYCFEKLDGTNNIPEEDLIYLISRSANIKNHVVTQDKLDLKMRHALNLGHTFGHAIESVSSFGIKHGIGVIAGMRGAAFLANRMGIMSNSTFDKVVSFLCRYPVKKTIAGYDSELIYTAMQGDKKRVNGEVKFVLIGEPGDLHIDVSAKKSDVIDSINFMKSTV, from the coding sequence TTGAGGAACATTACCATAGAGAGTGCAAATGGTTCTTTCAATTACTCACTCGTCACAACTCTGAATGGTGTAAAAGAGAAACTGGTGACTCTTTCTGAGAAGCACAGTTGTTTTTATATAATTGATCAGAATGTAAAGAGACTTTATTCCGGGCTTTTTGGTGATTTGCTTCTCACTAACAATCACTTTCTTCTTGAGGCGCACGAAGAGAACAAGTCATTTGATTCGCTTTTCCGGATATACGATTTCCTTTTGGAGAATCAGGCAGACAGAGGAAGTTGCATCGTTGTGATAGGGGGAGGGATAACGGGTGACACAGGTTCATTCGCTGCCTCCACATTCATGAGAGGGACAAAACTGGTGCATGTGCCTACCACACTTCTTGCCATGGTCGACAGTTCCATAGGTGGTAAAACGGGCGTAAACTACAGCAAATACAAAAATTTTATCGGAAGTTTTTATGAACCGGAGACTGTGATAACCTCCGCGAAATTCCTTGAGACACTTCCTGAAGAAGACCTTTTGAGCGGTATGGGGGAGGTGTTGAAATATGCTCTGCTTGAAAAGGATTTTTTTGAATACTGTTTTGAAAAACTGGATGGTACCAACAATATCCCCGAAGAAGATCTTATTTATTTGATCAGCCGTTCGGCTAATATAAAAAATCATGTTGTTACACAGGACAAACTTGATTTGAAGATGAGGCACGCTTTGAATCTGGGCCATACATTCGGGCATGCCATCGAATCAGTTTCCTCCTTCGGTATTAAGCATGGTATCGGAGTGATTGCAGGCATGAGGGGTGCGGCATTTTTGGCGAACAGGATGGGGATAATGTCGAATTCCACTTTTGATAAAGTTGTATCATTCCTTTGCAGATATCCCGTCAAGAAGACTATTGCAGGTTACGATTCTGAACTGATTTACACCGCCATGCAGGGTGATAAAAAACGGGTTAACGGTGAAGTAAAATTTGTGCTTATTGGTGAACCGGGCGACCTTCACATTGATGTAAGTGCAAAAAAATCCGATGTCATCGATTCCATAAATTTCATGAAATCAACAGTTTAA
- a CDS encoding shikimate kinase — protein MQERIYLTGFMGTGKTTLGKVIANCLGWDFYDIDREIEKDIKKSVAKIVLEEGETRFRQLEKEKLASLTLVSGAVISLGGGTLIDKENIEICKTSGLLVYLKADLSVIYQRIRKKTNRPLFRSENDSEMNEDEGMKKLTALFEIRKAGYESAHITIETEADNFGKSIDKIVKRIKTGKPDKGRKS, from the coding sequence TTGCAAGAAAGAATTTATCTAACCGGTTTTATGGGAACGGGGAAAACAACGCTTGGAAAAGTTATTGCCAACTGTCTCGGGTGGGACTTTTATGACATCGACCGGGAGATTGAGAAAGATATCAAAAAGAGTGTCGCAAAAATTGTTCTTGAAGAGGGTGAGACTCGATTCAGGCAACTGGAAAAGGAAAAACTTGCTTCATTGACACTCGTTTCCGGTGCGGTAATTTCTCTTGGCGGGGGTACACTGATTGACAAGGAAAATATCGAAATCTGCAAAACTTCAGGTTTGCTGGTCTACCTGAAAGCCGATCTTTCAGTCATTTATCAAAGAATTCGAAAAAAGACCAATCGCCCTCTGTTTCGCTCCGAGAATGATTCCGAAATGAACGAGGATGAAGGAATGAAAAAGCTGACTGCCCTGTTTGAGATTAGAAAAGCAGGATATGAATCTGCACACATTACTATTGAAACCGAAGCCGACAACTTTGGTAAAAGCATCGATAAAATTGTAAAACGAATAAAAACCGGAAAACCCGATAAAGGAAGAAAATCTTGA
- a CDS encoding peptidylprolyl isomerase — translation MGYMDRIRSLAPWFILGVGGIFILFMVVSDMNFSNLMNADRGSIGEINGDKINIQEFETFYQNYLNRLKQSGQATDMSNEQMYREQAWDQFVQLKILEAAYKKYGIKVSDDEIRNVVLGENPPEYLKRSFMDSNGVFKRAEYEAALKDPRNKENLIAVEAEIKQQILFQKLQAIVSAGVLVTEPEMRRKFSSQELKMSADYALLDLNVYPDSTIKTTDDELKEFYNKNSFLYRQDSNRKMKFVTFKIVPSAKDSAAVLTILNNVLKRLKTDTVSTFQSFVEAQSEAPYSKDTFAVNTLPTALKNYKGDLKAGQIVGPLAGDGEVGIYKITDVVEGKDMFARASHILLNKSGDDKADLAAATKLYEELKKGKNFEATAKEVSKDPGSAANGGDLGWFGKGAMVKPFEDACFNGPIGEVQAPVKTDFGYHIIKVSERSAKKMVVEKIVKKLNYSPQTVTILRRDAEDFLTLAKKIGLDSAAKSKNLVAQETTPFTEEVAAVPGLGYSRNLVAVAFKEGLKDFAPVTTVGDQLVVAQISEVNEAGIKKFDTVKEEVKASVIKEKKFALALAALNNVKGKIGNDLAKAPGLDKNIRFGTADSFIVAGNIPSLGMDYPFSHAASKAPLNTVTGPVKGIRGYYLMVVKMRQSFDEQKYLAQRNTIRDQILGERRQAAFQQWMEHMKKEARVKYFAQN, via the coding sequence ATGGGTTATATGGATAGGATCAGGAGTTTAGCTCCGTGGTTCATTCTTGGAGTTGGTGGCATATTTATTTTATTCATGGTAGTCAGTGATATGAACTTCAGCAATCTGATGAACGCTGACCGTGGCTCCATAGGTGAAATAAATGGCGATAAAATTAACATTCAGGAATTTGAAACTTTTTATCAGAACTATCTTAACCGTCTCAAGCAGAGCGGTCAGGCTACTGACATGTCGAATGAACAGATGTACAGAGAGCAGGCTTGGGATCAGTTCGTTCAATTAAAGATACTTGAAGCAGCATACAAAAAATACGGCATAAAAGTCTCGGATGACGAGATACGCAATGTTGTACTGGGTGAAAACCCCCCTGAATATCTGAAGCGGTCATTTATGGACTCAAACGGTGTATTCAAAAGAGCTGAGTATGAAGCTGCATTGAAAGACCCGCGTAACAAAGAGAACCTGATTGCGGTTGAAGCTGAAATAAAGCAGCAAATCCTCTTCCAGAAGCTTCAGGCTATAGTTAGCGCCGGCGTTCTTGTAACCGAACCGGAAATGAGAAGGAAATTTTCAAGTCAGGAGCTTAAGATGAGTGCTGATTATGCTCTTCTTGATCTTAATGTATATCCTGATTCGACTATTAAAACCACAGATGACGAACTTAAAGAATTTTACAACAAAAACAGCTTTCTTTACAGACAGGATTCCAACAGAAAGATGAAGTTTGTTACATTTAAGATCGTTCCTTCTGCAAAAGATTCGGCAGCAGTTCTCACTATTTTAAATAATGTGCTCAAGAGATTAAAAACTGATACCGTCAGCACATTTCAGAGTTTTGTCGAAGCACAGAGTGAAGCCCCTTATTCAAAGGACACTTTTGCTGTAAATACATTGCCTACAGCGCTGAAGAATTATAAAGGTGATTTGAAAGCCGGTCAGATTGTCGGACCACTCGCCGGTGATGGTGAAGTTGGTATATACAAAATCACTGATGTTGTGGAAGGCAAGGATATGTTTGCGAGAGCATCACACATTCTGCTGAACAAGTCGGGTGACGACAAAGCAGATCTTGCCGCTGCTACAAAACTTTACGAAGAGCTGAAAAAAGGGAAAAATTTTGAAGCGACTGCAAAAGAAGTTTCGAAAGACCCCGGTTCTGCCGCCAACGGTGGTGATCTTGGCTGGTTCGGTAAAGGTGCGATGGTAAAACCTTTTGAGGATGCTTGTTTTAACGGACCAATTGGTGAAGTTCAGGCTCCTGTAAAGACTGACTTCGGATATCACATTATTAAAGTTTCAGAACGCTCTGCAAAGAAAATGGTTGTCGAGAAGATAGTTAAAAAACTTAACTATTCACCTCAGACAGTAACAATTCTCAGAAGAGATGCTGAGGACTTCCTTACACTCGCAAAGAAAATCGGACTTGACTCGGCAGCTAAGAGCAAAAACCTTGTTGCACAGGAAACCACACCTTTCACTGAGGAAGTGGCTGCAGTTCCCGGACTCGGTTACAGCAGAAATCTGGTAGCAGTTGCTTTCAAGGAGGGACTGAAGGATTTTGCACCCGTAACCACAGTTGGTGATCAACTGGTTGTTGCACAGATAAGTGAAGTCAATGAAGCGGGTATAAAGAAATTTGATACAGTGAAGGAAGAAGTAAAAGCGTCGGTGATCAAAGAAAAGAAATTTGCTTTGGCTCTTGCAGCTTTGAATAATGTAAAAGGAAAGATTGGTAATGATCTTGCAAAAGCACCCGGATTAGACAAAAACATCAGATTCGGTACTGCTGATTCATTTATCGTAGCCGGAAACATACCGTCACTCGGTATGGACTATCCTTTTAGTCATGCAGCTTCCAAAGCTCCTTTGAATACAGTTACAGGTCCTGTAAAAGGAATCAGAGGATATTATTTAATGGTAGTTAAGATGAGACAATCATTTGATGAGCAGAAATATCTGGCTCAGAGAAACACCATTAGAGATCAGATACTCGGTGAACGCCGTCAGGCTGCTTTCCAGCAGTGGATGGAGCACATGAAAAAAGAGGCAAGAGTAAAATACTTCGCTCAAAACTGA
- a CDS encoding TetR/AcrR family transcriptional regulator: MNRLPDILKAAERRFVKHGTAKTTLDEIARDLRIAKSTVYHYFDSKEALFLAVVKKQINDYLTELREIFNNEEKKFPERFRSYFYLKANLKTKYKLIYGMMLAELAENTLRGERELLESLLRDEEQLIKLVFTAYFNDALNTPKDDAPLLFVMQTNMLPFLNDFYLSESKTESESLMQKMLDQFELLLNSLNNY; this comes from the coding sequence ATGAACAGACTCCCGGACATATTAAAAGCCGCCGAAAGACGGTTTGTGAAGCATGGAACGGCAAAAACCACCCTTGACGAAATTGCCCGTGACTTGAGAATCGCGAAATCGACCGTTTACCACTATTTCGATTCAAAGGAGGCACTATTCCTCGCTGTCGTAAAAAAGCAAATAAATGACTATCTCACCGAGTTAAGGGAAATTTTTAACAACGAGGAGAAAAAATTTCCGGAGCGTTTCAGAAGTTATTTCTACCTGAAAGCGAATCTGAAAACAAAATATAAACTGATTTACGGCATGATGCTTGCGGAACTCGCTGAAAATACCCTTCGGGGTGAAAGAGAATTACTGGAGTCTCTTTTGAGGGATGAGGAACAGTTGATAAAACTCGTTTTCACGGCATACTTTAACGATGCCCTGAATACTCCAAAAGATGATGCCCCTCTACTCTTTGTAATGCAGACAAACATGCTCCCTTTTCTAAATGATTTCTACCTTTCAGAATCAAAGACGGAAAGTGAATCCCTTATGCAGAAGATGCTCGATCAGTTTGAGCTGCTGCTGAACAGTCTGAACAACTATTAG
- the phoU gene encoding phosphate signaling complex protein PhoU: MPERIDVQLFKLRRRMIKMCSLVDEQVESALKAVTTEDHELAEEVISLDLKVDSYDLKISKACQKIFALNHPLAADLRFLMSALTINNNLERIGDIAVNICENFLLKGKKPSFFERIKFLDMARIVREMIQNSIDSFIRLDLPLAKKVIVADKALDRINVENHRLIIDIMKEERDSIDEAVAYMVMCRQLERIGDHATNIAEDVYFIVEARTVRHNYSEFFEGDSSTGPGFTEEG, encoded by the coding sequence ATGCCCGAAAGAATAGATGTTCAGCTTTTTAAGCTTAGACGCAGGATGATTAAGATGTGCAGCCTCGTGGATGAACAGGTTGAATCTGCGCTGAAGGCGGTAACCACTGAAGATCACGAACTTGCTGAAGAAGTAATCAGTCTTGACTTGAAAGTTGATTCCTACGATCTTAAAATCAGTAAAGCCTGCCAGAAAATATTTGCTCTAAATCATCCGCTTGCAGCCGATCTTCGCTTTTTGATGTCTGCCCTGACGATCAACAATAATCTTGAGAGAATAGGGGATATAGCAGTGAACATTTGTGAGAATTTCCTGCTGAAAGGTAAAAAACCGTCGTTTTTCGAAAGGATAAAGTTTCTCGATATGGCAAGGATAGTAAGAGAAATGATTCAGAATTCAATCGATTCATTTATCCGCTTGGATCTCCCTCTTGCCAAAAAGGTGATTGTGGCAGACAAGGCCCTTGACAGAATAAATGTGGAGAATCACAGGCTGATCATCGATATTATGAAGGAGGAGCGGGATTCTATCGATGAGGCAGTTGCCTACATGGTTATGTGCAGACAGCTTGAGAGAATAGGTGATCACGCAACCAATATAGCCGAGGATGTATATTTTATTGTGGAGGCAAGAACTGTTCGCCACAATTACAGCGAATTTTTCGAAGGCGACAGTTCAACCGGTCCCGGATTTACAGAAGAGGGCTAA
- a CDS encoding phosphate ABC transporter ATP-binding protein translates to MKEIKIRFEKLNVNFGSIHAIKDLNLEIVNKRITCLIGPSGCGKTTLLKTVNRLNELKNDYSSTGRVLIDGIDVLDDATDIANLRRKAAIVFQKPALFAKSVFENVAFPLRLQGIKNKPEISEKVEIALKQASVWDEVKDRLDESAFRFSLGQQQRITIARAMISEPEILMLDEPTGSLDPFSTKKIEDLIYDLRRKVTVIMVSHNLQQVASLSDYTVLINEGTLVETNQTIKFFTKPEKKLSEEYLTGRIKV, encoded by the coding sequence ATGAAAGAGATAAAAATCAGATTCGAGAAGCTGAATGTAAACTTTGGTTCGATTCATGCGATAAAAGATTTGAACCTCGAGATAGTAAATAAAAGAATCACATGTCTTATTGGTCCCTCCGGGTGCGGGAAGACCACACTTCTGAAGACAGTAAACAGGCTGAACGAACTGAAAAACGATTATTCCTCCACCGGCAGGGTTCTGATCGACGGCATTGATGTGTTGGATGATGCCACTGACATTGCCAACCTGAGGCGAAAAGCAGCAATAGTCTTTCAAAAGCCCGCTCTATTTGCCAAATCTGTCTTCGAAAATGTGGCGTTCCCTCTCCGGTTACAAGGGATAAAAAACAAACCTGAGATAAGTGAAAAAGTTGAGATTGCACTGAAGCAGGCATCCGTGTGGGATGAGGTGAAGGACAGGTTGGATGAATCTGCATTCCGGTTCTCTCTCGGACAGCAACAGCGTATCACGATTGCCCGGGCGATGATTTCAGAACCTGAAATCCTGATGCTCGATGAACCCACAGGTTCACTCGATCCCTTTTCAACAAAAAAAATAGAAGACTTGATTTATGATCTTCGAAGAAAAGTTACTGTTATAATGGTGTCTCACAACCTGCAGCAGGTGGCTTCCCTCAGTGATTACACGGTGCTGATTAATGAGGGAACCCTTGTTGAAACCAATCAGACCATAAAGTTTTTTACAAAACCGGAGAAAAAACTCAGTGAGGAATATCTTACAGGAAGGATAAAGGTTTAG
- the pstA gene encoding phosphate ABC transporter permease PstA — MTKGNTIDKIVVLFFGTLFLIPAIVYVLFFLKIVIEGVPVITWEYLTSAQSSDLTNGGIGTVITGTLATVVLMLAFVIPVGVTTALYLAEYSINRAFDKFFLFMLYNLSGVPSVVFGIFGLGFFVLNIGTGMDSFFGLDLVFGKPSMLWASFTLAFMLVPMVVITTYQSFKSVPESYRETAYGAGATKFQMVRRVLIPHSISGVFTGIILSVSRAIGETAPLLFLGCAFFLPSVPVFDLCVPGFCFPLIDPTEQFLYLSYNIFILSTQSTAQSATLPYQYAGTLVLIFLTIVCNGTTIYLRHKFRKITSRGEGE, encoded by the coding sequence ATGACGAAGGGAAATACGATTGATAAAATTGTTGTACTGTTTTTCGGAACCCTCTTCCTGATTCCTGCAATTGTTTATGTTCTTTTCTTTCTCAAAATAGTTATTGAGGGGGTTCCTGTGATCACATGGGAATACCTGACCTCTGCCCAGTCGAGTGATCTGACAAACGGTGGCATAGGAACCGTTATCACCGGCACCCTTGCAACTGTGGTGCTCATGCTTGCGTTTGTAATTCCGGTCGGGGTGACCACTGCTTTATATCTTGCCGAATATTCGATTAACAGGGCATTCGACAAGTTTTTTCTTTTTATGCTATATAATCTTTCAGGTGTGCCCTCTGTGGTCTTTGGGATATTCGGACTGGGATTTTTTGTCCTGAATATTGGTACCGGGATGGATTCATTTTTTGGGCTCGATCTTGTGTTCGGAAAACCGTCAATGTTATGGGCTTCGTTCACTCTGGCGTTTATGCTCGTCCCGATGGTTGTCATTACGACATATCAGTCATTCAAATCAGTGCCCGAGAGTTACAGGGAGACTGCGTACGGTGCCGGGGCTACAAAGTTTCAGATGGTGAGGCGTGTCCTTATTCCTCACTCGATATCAGGAGTGTTTACAGGGATAATCCTTTCGGTAAGCAGGGCAATCGGTGAGACAGCTCCGCTGCTTTTTTTGGGATGTGCATTTTTCCTCCCCTCGGTGCCGGTTTTCGATCTTTGTGTCCCCGGATTTTGTTTCCCGTTGATTGACCCGACTGAACAATTTCTTTACCTGTCCTACAATATTTTCATACTTTCAACGCAGTCGACTGCGCAGTCAGCCACACTTCCTTATCAGTATGCAGGTACACTCGTATTAATATTCCTTACAATCGTTTGCAACGGTACCACAATCTATTTACGACATAAATTCAGAAAAATCACAAGCAGAGGCGAGGGCGAATGA